The Bubalus kerabau isolate K-KA32 ecotype Philippines breed swamp buffalo chromosome X, PCC_UOA_SB_1v2, whole genome shotgun sequence genome has a segment encoding these proteins:
- the LOC129639796 gene encoding LOW QUALITY PROTEIN: melanoma-associated antigen B1-like (The sequence of the model RefSeq protein was modified relative to this genomic sequence to represent the inferred CDS: deleted 1 base in 1 codon; substituted 1 base at 1 genomic stop codon) — protein MPRGQKSKRHGREKRRQARMEAKDLGNAQAAATPTPTSXGTPLGSPPASVGQKPQGAAATSSPVAGASHPRSKARGRGQVEERENSSRASTSAKTTPLDPLTEKAGVLVNFLLDKCKMKEPIRRLDMLKLFHKRYKTRFPEILRRAAKCMELSFGLELKEVKPNGYSYTLVSKIGLISDEVLNSSCEVPKNGLLMPLLNVIYLNGNRASEADVWEFLNVLGIYDGKQHVIFGDPRKLITEEWVQQNYLVYHQIPDSDPLSYEFLWGSRAYAETSKMKVLEFLAKIKSTVPSAFPLHYAVALGEEKRSRGRSLVRSRGAARATACSRVPPRDPSSAQ, from the exons ATGCCTCGGGGGCAGAAGAGCAAGCGCCATGGGCGTGAGAAACGCCGCCAGGCACGCATGGAGGCCAAGGATCTTGGGAATGCTCAGgctgctgccacccccacccctacttcTTAGGGTACGCCCCTGGGCTccccacctgccagtgtgggcCAGAAGCCTCAGGGAGCTGCAGCCACTAGCTCTCCTGTTGCAGGGGCTTCACACCCAAGATCTAAAGCACGTGGCAGGGGCCAAGTTGAGGAACGTGAAAATTCCTCCCGGGCCTCAACCTCTGCTAAGACCACTCCTCTAGATCCTCTGACGGAGAAGGCAGGAGTGTTGGTCAATTTCCTGCTTGATAAGTGTAAGATGAAAGAGCCCATTAGGAGGCTAGATATGCTGAAGCTTTTTCACAAAAGGTACAAGACACGCTTCCCCGAGATCCTCAGGAGAGCAGCTAAATGCATGGAGCTGTCATTTGGTCTTGAATTGAAGGAAGTCAAGCCGAATGGTTACTCCTATACCCTGGTCAGCAAGATAGGCCTCATCAGTGATGAGGTGCTGAACAGCAGCTGTGAGGTGCCGAAGAATGGGCTTCTGATGCCTCTGCTGAATGTGATCTACCTGAATGGCAACCGCGCCTCTGAGGCTGATGTCTGGGAGTTCCTGAATGTTCTGGGCATCTATGATGGAAAGCAGCATGTAATCTTTGGGGATCCCAGGAAGCTCATCACGGAAGAGTGGGTGCAGCAGAATTACCTGGTGTATCATCAA ATTCCCGACAGTGATCCCCTGAGCTATGAGTTCCTGTGGGGCTCAAGAGCCTACGCTGAAACCAGCAAGATGAAGGTGCTGGAGTTCTTGGCCAAGATCAAGAGTACCGTCCCCAGTGCTTTCCCGTTGCATTATGCTGTAGCtttgggagaagagaagagatcCCGAGGCAGATCTCTAGTTAGGTCTCGTGGTGCTGCCAGGGCCACTGCCTGCTCCAGGGTCCCACCCAGAGATCCGTCCAGTGCCCAGTGA